The region GATAGGCGAAACGCCTTTTCCCCCAGGAACTGGTCTTTACAATCTCTCCTCCCAGGTTGCGCACGATCCCCTCGATCTCCTCCACCGCCGACTCATGTTCCTCGAGGTCGGCCTGGAAGATCGTGACCATTTCATATGGTCGCACATCCTACACCTCCTCCCTTTGGCCTGAGGTCTCCCCCCTCCGGGGGAGACAGGGACATACGGCAGAACATTATACGCTAGGGGCGATCTTCGAGCAACAGGTCCCCTGATACCACCTCGACCCGGAAGATCCGCTCCCCGGGAAGGGTCAGGTTGAACTGTTCCCTGGCAAGCCGGGCCACGCCCTCGGGCGTCCTGTAAAAGAGGATCTTCTCCTTCAGGACCTGGACATCCCTTGTAACGGCGACCAGGCGGTCCATCCTTTGATCCACGATGGATCCCAGCCTTCCAATCTTCCTGAGTTCCAGTATGTAGGCCGTTCCGACGATCGCCAGGAAGCAGAGGCCCGCCGTAATCAGGGCCACCCAGCGCAGGCGGATCATTCCTACATCTGCTCCGGAGCGCTTATCCCCAGCAGGGAGAGGGCGTTGGCCAGGACTATCCTGGCCGCTTCGGCGAGAAGCATCCTGGCACCCTCCAGTTC is a window of Thermovirga sp. DNA encoding:
- a CDS encoding septum formation initiator, encoding MIRLRWVALITAGLCFLAIVGTAYILELRKIGRLGSIVDQRMDRLVAVTRDVQVLKEKILFYRTPEGVARLAREQFNLTLPGERIFRVEVVSGDLLLEDRP
- the rpsF gene encoding 30S ribosomal protein S6 translates to MRPYEMVTIFQADLEEHESAVEEIEGIVRNLGGEIVKTSSWGKRRFAYPIQKQTEGFYAVLSFTLEPSEVSELERLLKLRTQVLRHLVIALDET